GAGCCAGACCCGGACGCCCCGCCGCCGCCGTTGTTCCCCGTGGGCAAGCACCTGCGGGAAGTGGTGGTCCTTTCCACCTGCAACCGCGTGGAAGTGCTGGCCGTTGGCCCTGGCGCCGAGACCGTGGAAGCCGTGCTGGAGCGCTGGGCCGGACTCAAAGGCGCAACCGCAGACGAATTGCGGCCCTATGTGTACATCCACGAGCAGCTGGAGGCCGTGCAGCACCTGTATTGCGTGGCCTGCAGCCTGGATTCCATGGTCCTGGGTGAACCGCAAATCCTGGGCCAGCTCAAGGACGCCTACCGCAAGGCCGTGGCCCAGAACGCCACGGGTGTTATCTGCAACCGGCTGCTGCACAAGGCGTTTTCCGTGGCCAAGCGCGTACGGACCGAAACCGCCATCGGCGGCTCGGCCGTGTCCATCAGCTACGCTGCCGTGGAGCTGGCCAAGCGGATTTTCGGCGAAATGCACGACCGTCAGGCCATGCTCATCGGCGCGGGGGAAATGGCAGAACTGGCCGCCACCCACCTGCTGACCTCGGGCATTCAGAAAATCTTCGTGGCCAACCGCACCCTGGAACGGGCCGTGCACTTGGCCGAACAGTTCCGCGGCGAGGCTGTGCCCTTTGAGCTGCTCCACGAGCGTCTGCACGAGGTGGACATCATCATCAGCTCCACCGGCGCGCCCACGGCCATCCTCAAGGCCAAGGATCTCAAGCCGGTGCTCAAAAAACGGCGCAACCGGCCCATGTTCTTCATCGACATTGCCGTGCCGCGGGACATCGACCCCGACGTCAACCACCTGGACAATGTCTATCTGTATGATATCGACGACTTGAACGAAGTGGTGGAAGAGAATCTGGCCCAGCGCCAGGGCGAAGCCGTCAAGGCCCGGGGCATTGTGGCCCAGGAGGCGGTGAAGTTCGGCATCTGGCTCAAATCCTTGGACCTGACCCCCACCATCAAGGACCTGCTGGACCAGGGCCGGGTACTGGGCCGCCGCGAGCTGGCCAAGACCCTCAAGCGCATCAAGGCCAACGGCAAGACTCACGACGACGCCGATGTGGAACTCGCCCTCGAAATGCTGGTGGATTCCCTGGTCCGCAAGCTGTACAGCCAGCCCATTACGTTCCTGAAACGCCGCGCCGAGGAAGAAGACAGCGCCCGCCGCTACATCGACATCACCCGGCGCATGTTCAACCTGGACGACGAACGGGTGCCCCCGGACGCGCACCAGGACCGACGCCCGCCCCGCGAGGGCTGCGGCGCCTGCAACCATGTGGATTCCGGAGACTAGCCATGCGCGTGTATTTGGTGGAACAGATCGACCCTGATCATGTCAAACGGGTGGCCAAACGCTGCAAGGACATGGGCTGTGAAAGCGCCCTGGACGACCTCTTCTGGCTGCCGCTGCCCAAGTCCCTGCTGACCGAAGAACAGCTGGCCCACG
This sequence is a window from Megalodesulfovibrio gigas DSM 1382 = ATCC 19364. Protein-coding genes within it:
- the hemA gene encoding glutamyl-tRNA reductase, translated to MTLSIYLIGLNHKTAPVEVREKFALAGVCPPPPEDLPAVEPDPDAPPPPLFPVGKHLREVVVLSTCNRVEVLAVGPGAETVEAVLERWAGLKGATADELRPYVYIHEQLEAVQHLYCVACSLDSMVLGEPQILGQLKDAYRKAVAQNATGVICNRLLHKAFSVAKRVRTETAIGGSAVSISYAAVELAKRIFGEMHDRQAMLIGAGEMAELAATHLLTSGIQKIFVANRTLERAVHLAEQFRGEAVPFELLHERLHEVDIIISSTGAPTAILKAKDLKPVLKKRRNRPMFFIDIAVPRDIDPDVNHLDNVYLYDIDDLNEVVEENLAQRQGEAVKARGIVAQEAVKFGIWLKSLDLTPTIKDLLDQGRVLGRRELAKTLKRIKANGKTHDDADVELALEMLVDSLVRKLYSQPITFLKRRAEEEDSARRYIDITRRMFNLDDERVPPDAHQDRRPPREGCGACNHVDSGD